From Scleropages formosus chromosome 1, fSclFor1.1, whole genome shotgun sequence, a single genomic window includes:
- the slc35d3 gene encoding solute carrier family 35 member D3, with protein sequence MEVCKGRLLGISVAVAHGFFSGSLNILLKFLITTFSFRFLTLVQCLTSGTAALSLELLRRSGKVDVPPYSLQLAKVFASVCVLSTLQSTLTLWSLRGLSLPMYVVFKRCLPLVTLVIGVCVLKNATPSVGVVAAVLITTGGAALAGAGDLTGNPFGYVTGVLAVIIHASYLVLIQKTSADSDYGPLTAQYAIAITATPVLLICSFISMDAIEMWSYSGWANPYVTCLFIASIFIGGAMNFTTLHCTYINSAVTTSFVGVVKSIVTITVGMLAFSDVDPTNLFVAGVVVNTVGSVTYCVVKYFETKKKSSYQDLEEASKDQELPGQPYTEEKSPNGDTGTSLTGPLGGTVDVSSQSEHPVTKNSKSEFIELHKEVSQAKNETDGSSLSDSYVGVWRSVRNAKFLKKDTLIDNEELQSP encoded by the exons ATGGAAGTGTGCAAGGGTCGCCTTCTGGGCATCTCCGTGGCGGTGGCCCACGGCTTCTTCTCGGGCTCCCTCAACATCCTGCTCAAGTTCCTCATCACGACCTTCAGCTTCAGGTTCCTCACCCTGGTGCAGTGCCTCACGAGCGGCACGGCGGCGCTCAGTCTCGAGCTGCTGCGCAGGTCCGGCAAGGTGGACGTGCCCCCCTACAGCCTCCAGCTGGCCAAGGTGTTCGCGAGCGTGTGCGTGCTGTCCACGCTGCAGTCCACGCTCACGCTCTGGTCGCTGCGCGGCCTCAGCCTGCCCATGTACGTGGTGTTCAAGCGCTGCCTGCCGCTCGTCACCCTCGTCATCGGGGTCTGTGTGCTGAAGAACGCGACGCCGTCCGTCGGGGTGGTGGCGGCGGTGCTCATCACGACCGGGGGAGCCGCGCTAGCCG GAGCGGGAGACCTAACGGGAAACCCCTTCGGGTACGTGACGGGGGTCCTGGCGGTGATCATCCACGCCTCCTACCTAGTGCTCATCCAGAAAACGAGCGCAGACAGCGACTACGGGCCGCTGACAGCCCAGTACGCCATCGCCATCACAGCCACTCCAGTGTTACTCATCTGCTCCTTCATCAGCATGGACGCCATCGAGATGTGGTCTTACTCTGGTTGGGCCAACCCTTACGTCACCTGCCTCTTCATCGCCTCCATCTTCATCGGAGGGGCCATGAACTTCACGACTCTCCACTGCACCTACATAAACTCGGCGGTCACCACCAGCTTTGTCGGGGTGGTCAAGAGCATCGTCACGATCACGGTGGGCATGCTGGCCTTCAGCGACGTGGATCCCACCAACCTCTTTGTGGCTGGGGTGGTGGTCAACACCGTGGGATCCGTCACCTACTGTGTGGTCAAGTACTTCGAGACCAAGAAGAAAAGCAGCTATCAGGATCTTGAGGAGGCCAGCAAGGACCAGGAATTGCCTGGACAGCCTTACACCGAAGAGAAAAGCCCCAACGGAGACACCGGGACGTCCCTTACTGGACCTCTGGGGGGGACCGTGGACGTgagcagccaatcagagcatCCGGTCACCAAAAACAGCAAATCAGAGTTCATCGAACTGCATAAGGAGGTCAGCCAGGCGAAGAACGAGACGGACGGCTCATCTCTGAGCGACAGTTACGTTGGAGTGTGGCGATCCGTCCGTAACGCGAAGTTCTTGAAGAAGGACACATTAATTGACAACGAGGAGCTCCAGAGTCCCTGA